The Halobellus sp. MBLA0158 genome has a window encoding:
- a CDS encoding PLDc N-terminal domain-containing protein, whose amino-acid sequence MATTRSPLVVLGGLVAVAFVPLFVMWLVIADLGTLAYFFGFAVYFLVAHIALPGWVYLDANGRESGSPLGWTALAFLLPFLGFVIYYFVGQPDAPHEVEADPRA is encoded by the coding sequence ATGGCTACGACTCGCTCGCCGCTCGTCGTCCTCGGAGGGTTGGTCGCCGTGGCGTTCGTCCCGCTGTTCGTGATGTGGCTCGTGATCGCCGACCTGGGGACGCTCGCGTACTTCTTCGGATTCGCGGTCTACTTTCTGGTGGCGCACATCGCGCTGCCCGGCTGGGTCTACCTCGACGCCAACGGCCGCGAGAGCGGTTCCCCGCTGGGCTGGACCGCGCTCGCGTTCCTCCTGCCGTTCCTCGGGTTCGTGATCTACTACTTCGTCGGCCAGCCCGACGCCCCGCACGAAGTCGAGGCCGACCCGCGAGCGTAG
- a CDS encoding DUF460 domain-containing protein, with protein MNDRTSALDSLVFGVDIQSGDVRGDAPSYALVAFDGENVDRDVVSHRKLRRLLDREEPAMLATDNMYELAADKDELVHFLRTIPEATKLVQVTGAERPEPLSRVASRHGVPYGKKPMKEAEAAARLAAANVGYEVSAFGDTTTVKVARGRSTGKGGWSQDRYTRRIHGSVKRRAREVTERLKQADLDFEKDVTEKYGGYANAVFTVEAPPADIPLSAGRSGDTRIEIERERRDGIEFEPLVKRRDHVFVGIDPGTTTAAAVVGLDGGVLDVYSTRTADTADVIEWLIERGRPVVVAADVTPMPETVEKFRRSFDAAAWTPSSDLPVDEKLHRTREASYENDHQRDALAAALFAFDDHEDQLDRISQKVPPDIERGEVVARVVAGEESVEAVLRDLRDDEDESEDDSEHHERELTEEEEEIRRLRTRVERLESHVEDLNDTIDEREAEIDEYEEKLSEAKREERREARERREVKRLERENDRLERRVDELEAKNEELDEKLERLKRLWKLDHSNFSDVDTDGDLVSVKVIEQFTRDAIQAADEQYGLAAGDVVYLRDASGAGRSTAELLAEIDPRVVLRSGGGLSDVADRILFEHEIPVAPADDVAIQEVDELAVASEADVEAAIDDWERRAEARRKERKASMVDQIISEHRAETRSESR; from the coding sequence GTGAACGACCGGACGAGCGCACTCGACTCCCTCGTTTTCGGTGTGGACATCCAGAGCGGCGACGTCCGCGGCGACGCGCCCTCCTACGCGCTCGTCGCCTTCGACGGCGAGAACGTCGACCGCGACGTCGTCTCCCACCGGAAGCTCCGCCGCCTGCTCGACCGCGAGGAGCCCGCGATGCTCGCGACCGACAACATGTACGAGCTGGCGGCCGACAAGGACGAACTCGTCCACTTTCTCAGGACTATCCCCGAGGCGACGAAGCTGGTCCAGGTGACCGGCGCCGAGCGGCCCGAGCCGCTCTCGCGGGTCGCCTCCCGTCACGGCGTCCCCTACGGCAAGAAGCCGATGAAGGAGGCCGAGGCGGCGGCGCGGCTCGCGGCCGCCAACGTCGGCTACGAGGTGTCGGCCTTCGGCGACACCACGACCGTGAAGGTCGCGCGCGGGCGCTCGACCGGGAAGGGCGGCTGGAGCCAGGACCGCTACACCCGACGGATCCACGGGTCGGTGAAGCGCCGCGCACGCGAGGTCACAGAGCGGCTCAAGCAGGCCGACCTCGACTTCGAGAAGGACGTGACCGAGAAGTACGGCGGCTACGCCAACGCCGTCTTCACCGTGGAGGCGCCGCCCGCTGACATCCCGCTCTCGGCGGGGCGCTCCGGCGACACCCGGATCGAGATCGAGCGCGAGCGCCGGGACGGCATCGAGTTCGAGCCGCTCGTGAAGCGCCGCGATCACGTCTTCGTCGGGATCGACCCCGGGACCACGACCGCGGCGGCGGTCGTCGGCCTCGACGGGGGCGTCCTCGACGTCTACTCGACGCGGACGGCCGACACCGCCGACGTGATCGAGTGGCTGATCGAGCGCGGCCGGCCGGTCGTCGTCGCGGCCGACGTGACGCCGATGCCCGAAACCGTCGAGAAGTTCCGCCGAAGCTTCGACGCCGCGGCGTGGACGCCCAGTTCCGACCTCCCGGTCGACGAGAAGCTCCACCGGACCCGGGAGGCGTCCTACGAGAACGACCACCAGCGGGACGCGCTCGCGGCGGCGCTCTTCGCGTTCGACGACCACGAGGACCAGCTCGATCGGATCTCCCAGAAAGTCCCCCCGGACATCGAGCGCGGCGAGGTCGTCGCCCGCGTCGTCGCCGGCGAGGAGTCCGTCGAGGCCGTCCTGCGTGACCTCCGGGACGACGAGGACGAATCGGAAGACGACTCCGAGCACCACGAGCGCGAACTCACAGAGGAAGAAGAGGAGATCCGTCGGCTCCGGACCCGCGTCGAGCGCCTGGAGTCCCACGTCGAGGACCTCAACGACACGATCGACGAGCGCGAGGCCGAGATCGACGAGTACGAGGAGAAGCTCTCGGAGGCCAAGCGCGAGGAGCGCCGCGAGGCCAGGGAGCGCCGCGAGGTGAAGCGCCTCGAACGCGAGAACGACCGCCTCGAACGGCGCGTCGACGAGCTCGAAGCGAAGAACGAAGAGCTCGACGAGAAGCTCGAACGGCTCAAGCGCCTCTGGAAGCTCGATCACTCGAACTTTTCAGATGTCGACACCGACGGCGACCTCGTCTCGGTGAAGGTGATCGAGCAGTTCACCCGCGACGCCATCCAGGCGGCAGACGAGCAGTACGGCCTCGCGGCCGGCGACGTGGTCTACCTCCGGGACGCCTCGGGCGCCGGGCGCTCGACCGCAGAGCTCTTGGCGGAGATCGATCCGCGCGTCGTCCTGCGATCCGGCGGGGGGCTCTCGGACGTCGCCGACCGGATCCTCTTCGAACACGAGATCCCGGTCGCGCCCGCCGACGACGTCGCGATCCAGGAGGTCGACGAGCTCGCGGTCGCCAGCGAGGCCGACGTCGAGGCGGCGATCGACGACTGGGAGCGCCGCGCCGAAGCGCGCCGCAAGGAGCGGAAGGCCTCGATGGTCGACCAGATCATCTCCGAGCACCGCGCCGAGACCAGAAGCGAGTCGCGGTGA
- a CDS encoding tyrosine--tRNA ligase — protein MDAYDLITRNVSEVVTDEEVRALADSPDGKRAYVGYEPSGVLHIGHMLTANKLIELQEAGFEVVVLLADVHAYLNDKGTFEEIRETATRMQEQFVAYGLEESQTEFVLGSEFQLDEEYILDLHALELETSLSRAERAMAEIASGDGATVAQAVYPLMQALDIVYLDVDLAIGGMEQRKVHMLARDALPSIDADAPTCLHTPLIADLTTGVGKMSSSEGLSLSMEDSESDIEEKVNKAYCPPTADPDPTDDGEERENPVLQIFEYHVFPRFGEVVVERPEKYGGDLIYDAYADLEADLESGELHPADAKGALATYLNDLIAPGREKIREQRN, from the coding sequence ATGGACGCCTACGACCTGATCACCCGGAACGTCTCCGAGGTGGTCACAGACGAGGAAGTGCGCGCGCTAGCCGACTCCCCGGACGGAAAGCGGGCGTACGTGGGCTACGAGCCCTCCGGCGTCCTCCACATCGGCCACATGCTGACCGCGAACAAGCTCATCGAGCTCCAGGAGGCGGGCTTCGAGGTCGTCGTCCTCCTGGCCGACGTCCACGCCTACCTCAACGACAAGGGGACCTTCGAGGAGATCCGCGAGACGGCGACGCGGATGCAAGAGCAGTTCGTCGCCTACGGGCTCGAAGAGTCACAGACGGAGTTCGTGCTCGGCTCGGAGTTCCAGCTCGACGAGGAGTACATCCTCGACCTCCACGCGCTCGAACTGGAGACGTCGCTCTCGCGGGCCGAGCGCGCGATGGCCGAGATCGCCAGCGGCGACGGCGCGACGGTCGCCCAGGCCGTCTACCCGCTGATGCAGGCGCTGGACATCGTCTACCTCGACGTCGACCTCGCGATCGGCGGGATGGAACAGCGGAAGGTCCACATGCTCGCTCGCGACGCCCTCCCGAGCATCGACGCCGACGCGCCGACCTGTCTGCACACGCCGCTGATCGCCGATCTGACCACCGGCGTCGGGAAGATGTCGAGCTCCGAGGGGCTCTCGCTCTCGATGGAGGATTCCGAATCGGACATCGAAGAGAAGGTCAACAAGGCCTACTGCCCGCCGACGGCCGATCCCGATCCGACCGACGACGGCGAGGAGCGGGAGAATCCCGTCCTCCAGATCTTCGAGTACCACGTCTTCCCGCGCTTCGGCGAGGTCGTCGTCGAGCGGCCCGAGAAGTACGGCGGCGACCTGATCTACGACGCCTACGCGGACCTCGAAGCCGACCTCGAATCCGGCGAGCTCCACCCGGCGGACGCCAAGGGCGCGCTTGCGAC